One Castanea sativa cultivar Marrone di Chiusa Pesio chromosome 4, ASM4071231v1 DNA window includes the following coding sequences:
- the LOC142631057 gene encoding uncharacterized protein LOC142631057 produces the protein MEEEEEEHNPNPCPWEALDIDLDDEEENHSSHSLLPILQRCSQTLTTQSQSQSQSQSSKSKSSSPPLIPGPAGELQSAMHHRRRTQEELVPTQEFIRRVVENPHRHDDHDFSTNPWLRALDFLSHQGNGVATRTTLSSIKNGLNSERVAQVVAIIKSCTPNGLGDMMVTLKDPTGMINASIHHKVLSEGEFAKDISVGAVLVLQKVALFSPSRSAHYLNITLNNLVKVISKDSAPPIKQKLSALPIKHTAPEPECSKKSWIPQRTFSLSQNGTEGIMNSLRQTSNSFVSAHNDKEMERGNAAAQHDCFGNGNKRNQIDVVEKEPLSARLRTVNGITAVASRKEIFCSDEEIVMSDKPNPSKQTEGGNPLRNNQASSNAGNFIDVPDDQESGQITGVNKKGQPLISRTSLPQWTDEQLDALMEMEFD, from the exons atggaagaagaagaagaagaacacaaCCCCAACCCCTGCCCCTGGGAAGCACTAGATATAGACTTAGACGATGAAGAAGAGAACCACTCATCACATTCACTACTACCGATTCTCCAACGCTGCTCTCAAACCCTAACCACTCAGtcccaatcccaatcccaatcccaatccTCGAAGTCAAAGTCTTCCTCGCCTCCGCTCATTCCAGGCCCCGCCGGAGAGCTTCAATCTGCAATGCACCACCGCAGAAGGACCCAAGAGGAATTGGTCCCTACTCAGGAGTTCATAAGGAGAGTTGTCGAAAATCCTCATCGCCACGATGATCATGATTTCTCTACCAATCCCTGGCTTCGCGCTCTCGATTTTCTCAGCCATCaag gtAACGGTGTGGCGACAAGGACGACTCTGAGCTCAATCAAGAATGGGCTTAATTCGGAGAGAGTGGCTCAG GTTGTTGCCATTATCAAATCGTGCACACCAAATGGTCTTGGTGACATGATGGTGACTCTGAag GATCCTACAGGTATGATCAATGCTAGCATACACCACAAAGTTCTTAGTGAGGGAGAGTTCGCAAAGGACATATCTGTTGGTGCGGTTTTAGTCCTCCAGAAG GTTGCTCTATTCTCCCCTTCGCGCTCTGCACACTACCTGAATATAACACTAAATAACTTGGTCAAG GTCATTTCAAAGGATAGTGCGCctccaataaaacaaaaactttctGCATTACCAATCAAACACACTGCTCCTGAACCTG AATGCAGTAAAAAGTCCTGGATACCACAGAGAACGTTTTCTCTGTCACAGAATGGAACTGAAGGAATCATGAATAGCCTCAGACAAACTTCTAATTCGTTTGTATCTGCACATAATGATAAGGAGATGGAGAGAGGAAATGCAGCAGCACAACATGACTGCTTTGGCAATGgaaacaaaagaaaccaaattgaTGTTGTAGAGAAAGAACCCTTATCAGCAAGACTTCGTACGGTCAATGGAATCACTGCAGTGGCTTCTAGAAAGGAAATCTTTTGTAGTGATGAAGAAATTGTGATGAGTGACAAACCCAACCCATCTAAACAGACTGAAGGAGGCAATCCATTACGCAACAACCAAGCCAGTAGTAATGCAGGAAACTTCATTGATGTTCCTGATGATCAAGAAAGTGGTCAGATAACTGGAGTTAACAAGAAGGGTCAGCCATTAATTTCAAGAACATCACTCCCACAGTGGACAGATGAACAGTTGGATGCGCTTATGGAAATGGAATTTGACTGA